The following are from one region of the Planctomycetia bacterium genome:
- a CDS encoding NAD-dependent epimerase/dehydratase family protein, whose product MKALITGATGFVGRRLVAKLPGCVVLTRDASRAKAVLGDVNAYPWDASRERPPSAAFQGVDTIFHLAGEPVAEGRW is encoded by the coding sequence ATGAAGGCCCTGATTACCGGCGCGACCGGGTTTGTCGGCCGTCGCCTGGTGGCGAAGCTGCCGGGCTGCGTCGTCCTGACGCGCGACGCGAGCCGCGCGAAGGCCGTGCTGGGGGACGTGAACGCCTACCCCTGGGACGCCTCACGCGAGCGGCCCCCGTCGGCGGCGTTTCAAGGGGTCGACACGATTTTCCACCTGGCCGGCGAACCGGTCGCGGAAGGGCGCTGGAA